One window of the Misgurnus anguillicaudatus chromosome 8, ASM2758022v2, whole genome shotgun sequence genome contains the following:
- the LOC129450481 gene encoding uncharacterized protein yields the protein MFHLIEFLVSKTVAVVPQKWCNDGVVYWPNYKNDERVNRAVKNSEEPGRDWKTYDARVIKSCDDYIEARQLLKKSLMCNTPDLQSEEEEEEIRPKRRPKPIHFLGDSDESEEEGAPKKRARGSGRLLTQPPAPVFSPPAPVIPPAPVNSLPAPVIPPAPVISTTAFIRSSDTTSSPPPISPPHFSQRPEEQTPSTSRVYRPTWRGGRCGSENIACSAAEVHIMSLLEIIKHQQEQIISKVNYLTSKLNPTGQDMETPDIPVEFPLKSMEEVDNFEEWLKNPANNQRKSNVISSLATIGGHDTKRVTWNMLSRMFHDDVGRRINWKGMNGKKSFNLMESKKLLLCAVRKSHVSRAATDDEITKHVIRWFNLAADRGSSRSRPTVSILTQE from the exons ATGTTCCACTTAATTGAGTTTCTGGTCAGCAAAACTGTAGCAGTAGTGCCACAAAAGTGGTGCAACGATGGAGTTGTCTATTGGCCAAACTACAAAAACGATGAAAGAGTAAACAGGGCGGTGAAAAATTCAGAGGAACCTGGACGTGACTGGAAAACATATGATGCTAGAGTTATTAAGTCATGTG atGACTACATTGAGGCACGACAACTCTTAAAGAAATCTCTGATGTGTAACACACCAGATCTACAGTCtgaagaggaagaggaggagattCGGCCAAAAAGAAGGCCAAAGCCTAT TCATTTCTTGGGAGACTCTGATGAGAGTGAAGAGGAAGGTGCCCCCAAGAAGAGAGCCAGGGGTTCAGGCAGACTCTTGACACAACCACCAGCTCCTGTTTTCTCACCACCAGCTCCTGTTATACCACCAGCTCCTGTTAACTCACTACCAGCTCCTGTTATACCACCAGCTCCTGTTATCTCAACAACAGCATTTATCCGAAGTAGCGACACAACTTCTTCACCTCCACCCATTTCGCCACCTCACTTTTCACAGAGACCAGAAGAGCAAACTCCTTCTACAAGCAGGGTCTACAGACCTACCTGGCGAGGGGGAAGATGTGGGTCAGAAAATATTGCCTGCTCTG CTGCAGAAGTCCACATAATGAGCTTGCTGGAAATAATAAAACATCAACAAGAGCAAATCATATCTAAAGTCAATTATCTGACAAGCAAGTTGAACCCGACAGGCCAAGACATGGAAACGCCTGACATCCCAGTTGAGTTTCCATTAAAATCAATGGAAGAAGTGGACAATTTTGAGGAGTGGCTAAAAAATCCAGCAAATAATCAAAGAAAGTCTAATGTG ATTTCCTCCCTGGCAACTATTGGGGGCCATGACACCAAACGTGTCACATGGAACATGCTTTCCCGTATGTTCCATGACGATGTTGGGAGGAGGATCAATTGGAAGGGAATGAATGGGAAGAAATCATTTAATCTGATGGAGTCCAAGAAGTTACTTCTGT GTGCTGTGAGAAAGAGCCATGTCTCCCGTGCCGCCACTGATGACGAAATTACGAAGCATGTAATACGGTGGTTCAACCTGGCTGCAGATAGGGGAAGCTCGAGGAGCCGTCCCACTGTCAGCATCCTGACCCAAGAGTAG